From a region of the Arachis ipaensis cultivar K30076 chromosome B09, Araip1.1, whole genome shotgun sequence genome:
- the LOC107619172 gene encoding heavy metal-associated isoprenylated plant protein 35, with the protein MAAPDTRVAEAKEVGEEAASPMAKTCVLKVSIHCEGCKKKVKKILQSIHGVDTIDVDLRQQKVVVTGNVDSDILIMKLINKTGKHAELWPQPSPPPPSDSNKKKKKKVKPAENKEDENDDVAETSGESSSKHQSEQNDKETVVKVVVQDAPTKNRVEDNNYNAAKKKNVNEGCATGKGGVQIQEPKHEVKQTVVLPAGNPPPPVTEKKVSVAVQVSDECEASGIEKSGGAKKKKKKSKGNNINNNENATGEAPVTSGSGSQPHGQGHCHGHGHGPEPVPPQVAGPANESPPRHRSYHQYPPHYYAPPPPNPPVYTVSYHTAYPSSSRYGSASYYAPPQPYSYAHVVHQHPPYPPPYTYESESYTPSYNNMPSQPSSDSFEFFSEENPNACSVM; encoded by the exons ATGGCGGCACCAGATACAAGAGTGGCAGAAGCTAAAGAAGTTGGAGAAGAGGCAGCATCTCCCATGGCTAAG ACTTGTGTGTTGAAAGTATCCATTCACTGCGAAGGCTGCAAAAAGAAGGTGAAGAAAATTCTACAGAGTATACACG GTGTTGACACCATAGACGTTGATTTGAGGCAACAAAAGGTGGTGGTAACGGGGAACGTAGACAGTGACATCTTGATTATGAAACTGATCAACAAGACAGGAAAACACGCCGAGTTATGGCCACAACCGTCACCGCCACCGCCATCAGATtccaacaagaagaagaaaaagaaggtcaAGCCAGCAGAAAACAAAGAGGACGAAAACGACGACGTCGCAGAAACCAGCGGAGAAAGCAGCAGCAAACACCAAAGCGAGCAAAACGACAAGGAAACCGTTGTTAAAGTCGTCGTTCAAGATGCGCCTACTAAGAACAGGGTCGAAGATAATAACTACAACGCTGCGAAGAAGAAGAACGTTAACGAAGGATGTGCAACCGGCAAAGGCGGTGTACAGATCCAGGAGCCAAAGCACGAGGTAAAGCAAACGGTGGTGTTACCAGCCGGTAACCCGCCACCACCGGTGACAGAGAAAAAGGTGAGCGTGGCGGTTCAAGTTTCCGACGAATGCGAAGCGTCAGGGATAGAGAAAAGTGGCGGtgctaaaaaaaagaaaaagaaaagcaaagggAATAATATCAACAACAACGAAAATGCCACTGGCGAAGCTCCTGTCACCAGCGGTTCCGGTAGCCAGCCACACGGTCAAGGCCATTGTCATGGTCATGGTCATGGTCCAGAACCTGTTCCTCCTCAGGTTGCAGGTCCAGCCAATGAGAGTCCACCACGTCATCGTTCGTACCATCAATATCCACCGCATTACTATGCTCCTCCTCCTCCTAATCCTCCTGTTTATACGGTGAGTTATCACACAGCGTATCCGAGCTCCAGCAGATACGGTAGTGCATCGTATTATGCGCCTCCGCAACCGTATTCGTACGCACACGTTGTTCATCAGCATCCACCATATCCACCACCGTATACTTACGAATCGGAATCGTATACGCCCTCTTATAATAATATGCCTTCTCAGCCTTCTTCTGACTCATTCGAGTTCTTTAGCGAAGAGAATCCCAATGCGTGTTCGGTTATGTGA